Within Anolis sagrei isolate rAnoSag1 chromosome 3, rAnoSag1.mat, whole genome shotgun sequence, the genomic segment CTGTACTGGATACTTCTAATCCAGTTGACTAGGTCTAAAATGTCACTCAATGTAGAAAGCATTAGGTTTGTTTTTGCAAGCAGCCATAGGTTCCATGTCAAGAAAAACACGGaatacaaaagagagagagagagagatggatggatgaatagatagatagatagatagatagatagatgacaaataataaatagatgtattgtcgaaggctttcatggctggaatcactaggttcttgtgggtttttttgggctatagagccatgttctagaggcatttctcctgacgtttcgcctgcatctatggcaaccatcctcagaggttgagaaggtctgttggaagtaggaaaaatgggtttatatatctgtggaatggctggggtggggcaaggagctcttccctgctgcagttaggtgtgaatgtttagctgatcaccttcattagcatttgaaggcctgcctgagtctgtgaaaatctgttgctgggaggtgttaatctgtgcctggttttttcctctctgttgtttagctgttataattttagagttttttaatactggtagccagattttgttcattttcatggtctcttcctttctgttgaaattgtccacatgcttgtggatttcaatggcttctctgtgtagtctgacatggtggttgttggtgtggtccagcatttctgtgttctcaaataatatgctgtgtccaggctggttcatcaggtgctctgctatggctgacttctctggttggagtagtctgcagtgcctttcatgttccttgatgcgtgtctgggcgctgcgtttggtggtccctatgtagacttgtccacagctgcatggtatacgatagactcctgcagaggtgagaggatccctcttgtcctttgctgaacgtagcatttgttggattttcttggtgggtttgtagattgtttgtatgttgtgtttcctcatcagcttccctatgcgatcagtggttcccttgatgtatggcaggaacacttttcctctgggtggatcttcatctttactctcgtggcttcttcttggtcttgcagctcttctgatgtctgaggtggagtatccattggcctggagagcccagttgaggtggttcagttcatcttggaggaggtggggttcgcagattctttttgcatggtctgccaaggctttaatggtgcttcttttttgacttgggtgatggttggagtttttatgtagatatctatctgtgtgtgtgggttttctgtagacagtgtgacccaattgttgatctggtttgcggatgactaggacatctagaaaaggcagtcttccttcattttctttttccatggtgaactggatgtttgggtggatgctgttaagatggtccaggaacctgttgagttcttcttctccatggctccaaatggtgaaggtgtcatccacatatctgaaccatatcgtgggctttttggttgctgtttccagggcttgttcttcaaagtgttccatgtagaagttagctatgaccgggctgagagggctccccatagctactccatctttctgttcgtagaattcattgtcccactgaaagtaactggtggtaaggcaatggtgaaacagagccgtgatgtcttctgggaacctctggttgatgagtgccatggtgtctgctaccgggaccatggtaaatagagataccacatcgaagctgatcagtttgtcgtttgtatttagctaaataccccaatacccccatgcatatgggatatattgagtatggtgatcagatcatgatatgaataaacataacagtttaaataatgcaccagtaaggccttttcgcgaaccaccctgagaatttcaggggggggggggctgaagccccccaaggccccccccccccccggctacatgcctgacccaggcaagaggaaaaagaacagaaaaactttactcttatcagcagagttaaaacataaacttgcaatgttacaaacagtgcaacaaacttacacagtctttgtaagcaatacagaataactcttcttcatcttcatccaaatgagagagcagtagaaatggttgagcaaaatgcctgagcaaaggctcctcagaacaaaagctgaactgtattctaaaaaccatacagttataccccacctggtgtggtccaaacttactagctgACCtgcattagcagctgcacataataattaatagcataaggttttctttaacacacacacatacttgatcctgttacaacttactgtaacaaatgTTGGGGTTACAAGAAATGGCAATAAAAGGCTTCTGAATGCcaaccatttacacaaatctgttaacaTGCAGTGGAGTCTGTAGAAAAACGCTTCGGctatactccacaaaaaggagaatcagtctgtttagcaagctttgcaaatactgatttattatcagtgaatgtttgattttatacctattttatatacctaaccTGGGGTCATGAAAAGATTCATAAGGTGGAAAGGGGTCTCAAGTGAAAAAAGTTTAAGGCGCTCTGTTCTAATGTCATATAGTCTGCTCTTCCAATTTCACTGAGCAACATAGAGACATAAGGCAGAAAATCTAAGAGAACAACCAGATGCGCACTTGCTTATGAATAAGCCACATTGCATTCAGTAGGGTCTATTCCAAGAAACACTTTTTGTTGAATCAGATTGCATGTGACTCAATTTGGAAAAGGATTTCTGCAGAATAAATGGGACTTGCTTCCAATAAATACCCTCATGACTACAACCTTAGCAATTTATCCATCTTCTAAAATTATAATCTTCTCAAtctgtataaacattttgatttttagaaATCTGTTCTTCTGCTAAAAATTTGAAGTCCTGGAAAGAATACACAGCAAGTTGTAATTTTAATGTGCTCTGGAAGGCAACTTCCTAATAGAAGTGCCAGTTTCTTTCTGCTCAgtgatttttatttgtattttattatgctaataataactAATATACCCTTTCCACATCTGTCTTGTTCCTTCCTGCAATCAAAATGATATTTAGATCTAAATGTGGCAGGAGACTATTTCCTATTATGCTTACAGTGGTTTGTGATACTAAATTACccatatatatgcaaataaaagCAAATTAGGAAATCTAAAGAGAAAGAACCTCTTTTTAAATATATGCTTGGTAATCATCAAACTTGCTTTATGTCATTATAATAACTAACTTTCAATCTTGTAAGTCAATAATGTGCTTTTGCTTCTAGTGATCTAATTGCCTTTTTTGTCAATAAACTGAAATGGTAAAAcgtttttttctttccattccttcaTGTTGTGGTCTTAGAAGAGTTATTCCTTTCTtactttttttgcaaaaaaaccaaaacaaaacagaaaacatgTTGGCCAGTTTAGACCGAAAGAATTCCGTGTTATGTTTTGAAGTACTACTGAAGGTAAGACTGCAGGTTATGAATGATGAGGCAAGAAGGCCGTTCAATACTGTACAATTTAGCAATCAGTATCATTATTACTTGTAAAGATATCGTTAGCAGAGTGGCTGGCATGAAGCCAATCCCAAATGTTTAATCCTAGTGTCTATTAAAGTGCAACAGAATGGTCACTTGCAGCCTGTGATCTTGTGATAAGAAACTCAATTAATTAATCCCCTCTTAGAACCTGACCTTGACTACATGCTAGTCTCCATTCAGATGCTTTCCCTCCTactctttatttgtttgtttagtaCTTTCAGTGTATAGGGCGCTTTGCAAGAAGTACAGCCAAAGGCATGCAATCGAAAATACATGTTCATACACAAGCACAGCAAGACGGAAGGGAGGAATAATATGAATATATAACTACATGATACAATGGCAAAACAAATTATCCagataaaatattgaaaaatataatATAGAGCAATCTGACCACTACATGTAATCAAATTATACAAGATTATTGTATTTTCTGGCTagtttttaacccaggaaaatcatctcaaaagtcaggttgtcttatatgccaggtGTTGTCTTATagggcgggtgctgaaacttccaagctggattggagaatctgtggtcaccacatatggtggggggagtgaAAAAATGGCTGAGATATAAGTAtggtagaaaaaaatccactCACCTGGATTCGttgaaagaagtgacttaacacGGTCTCAATGACGTGGTGAGGAggcacctcaccaggaaggtgtaagaaAAGGGTGGAGCAAGTTGCAGGCATCTGAGACActtggggtatggaaaaaagaaatagaccGGTGCTGTGCCCAAGAAAACATGCTTCTTTTACCcgcaacactttccccatgtgatagggTCCCCAGTAAGTTAtggacctttgtgatgaggtcctttctAGTCAACATCAGGAGTGAGAAATGTGTAGCCTAGATTTTTCATTTTGGAGATCATTGAATCCGtcaggaacacccccccccctctctctccaaagccctcagtttccatgttgttgttttttaaaaaaaatcagcaaaaagGCCTTGAGTAAGTTAGACATTGAAGCTTAGTTCTTAATTCCTGAGAAAACTTCTAAACTCCAAACACTAGAAAAATCTTTAAAACTTGCTGTTTTTTAACTGAATCCCCCACAAAAAAGTAACACAACATCCCTTCTGGTTAGGTAAGAAGGGACAGAGCAACCTATGGTACATGGGGTTAAGGAATGGCTCTGCCCGCCTTTCAGCCCCCTCCCTATACATAGAAGGAAGAGTTGCATGGTCTTATATTTTGCCTCAGAAAGTGAAAGGTTCTGGGGAAGAACTGATAGATATGAATGGTAGCCAGTCTGAAGACAAACATAAAGATGGCGCAATACAGTGAATAATTGTACAAATATATCCTTTCCCAATGTGTCATGTGCTCTCCATCCTGTCCTGGTCTTCAAAGCTTCTTTGTGTTCAAATATTTTATGCCTCATAAATTGACCCCAGGAACTCCAATATAAAGCTGGCATGCAAGGCTGGCATCATTAAGCACATGCTGAGGACTATGCTTTTATTGCTTCCCTGCCAATTTCTGCTGTCCTCTTTCCTCCTTGCTATTGTTGCCAGTTCATCCTCCCTTTCCCAGCAGGCAATGAGAGGAACAAGGACAAGTAACAAGCAGACATTTCTCCATATCTTGTCCTTGTCTCGGTGAGGAGGTATTGTCTAGCTAGGTAAATGAACAGAGAACAGCAATAATCATAGGATGGAAGAGGGAACCACTCAGGACATCCTTCTGTTATCCTCCCTGCCAAAATCTGCTCTGTGATTCCATACAAAGAAATCTCAATGCATGGAAAAGATCTTAGTCACATATTGCAattattataaagttattatGACATTATTCTCCCAAACTGGATATGTCTTATTATGCTTCCGCATAGTGTAAATATCCATTAGTGGAGTTATGTTACACAACTCCTCTACTGAATACCAACATAATGTGATGTATGTTGGTCAATGATCAATAGGCATTGGTGAAAACCCATTGTGTCATCACAATATGTAGAGGCAGTGCTACTTTGTCTACTTTGCAATGTCCTGCATGAGCAACTGTGCTTCCACCACTTCCTGCTCAAAAGAAAATCACTAGCATATGTGGCCTGTCTCAAAAGTAAtgagaatatttttaaaagaattattgAACATATATACAATTACAATCCCCTTCAAAACAGCCTCCTTATGATCGAAAGAAGTGATTTcagcattgtattgtcaaaggctttcatggctggaatcattgggttgttgcttctggaatgcttctagaacatggccatataccccaaaaaacctacagcagccCAACTAGAATaactgttgggttgctgtgagttctttgggctatttggccatgttccagaagcattctctcctgatgtttcacccacatctgtagtaggcatcctcagaaattgttaggtctgttagaaactaggcaagtgaggtttatatatctgtggaataatgtccagggtaggaaaaagaactcttgtctgcttgaggcaagtgtgaatgttgcaattggcaaccttgattagaactgaatggccttgcagcttcaaagactggctgattcttgcctgggtaaatcctttgttgagaggtgttagctggccctgattgtttcatgtcaggaattgccctgttgtttgagtgttcctaTTTTTCCTGCATGATAAAATCATCACTGAAATAAAACTATGCAAAATAAATACTTCATACAGAGGTACTGCAGAAAGGCAGGATTACAAGGTTACAAGATTATGTGACCATGAATTGCCAAATCAGTGCAATTGtactattgtattgtcgaaggctttcatggccggaatcactgggttgttgtaggttttttcgggctatatggccatgttctagaggcatttctcctgacgtttcgcctgcatctatggcaagcatcctcagaggtagtgaggtctgttggaattgtacTATTGGTGTGATATTAAAGGTGCTGCACCTGGTATATAAGGGGAAGGTAAAACTTTCCCCTCGAAAAGAAGTCTGGTCGATTCCGACCctgaggggtgatgctcatcttcatttctaagtcaaagagctggcgttgtccatagacacctccttggtcatcatgactgcatggagtgctgttaccttcccgccagagtggtacctatttatctactcacatttgcatgttttcgtagGTTGCTTAAATACTGCTTAATGTGATCtgctttgatgtaatttgtttgtatgtttctctttgctggcattgaatgtttgccatatatgttggaaactgttggaagtccctttggggagatagggtagtcTACAAATAAATCATTGTTGCTttatttgtagtagtagtagtagtagttgttgttgttgttgttatgcatcCGCTATCGGTAATTGCGCAATACGCAACTGTAGTTAAATAATGGGTTCATGAAATACACTCAGTATATTTCTTTGCTCCATACTGTACAATCGGCTTAACTAGATGCTGGGGAATCTCAACCTATATTTCATAGGCTAGtggttattgttttttttaaaaaaaatccttaaaaacaataataaatatgcaTATAAAAGACTTTAAATAGCAAgagaaacaaagcaaagcaagacAAGATAAACAAGACAAAGAAAAAAGGGacaagagaagagaggaagagataagtgggaagaagaaaaagaaagaaaagtataaagagaaaagaaaatagagagcgttattgttttactgtattctttccctttatttcttttgttttattgtgaATGGTGAACGTTAGAATAAGAATGAAAAGAAATCTTCAGCATTCGCTTATGGTTTTGTAGCCAAAAAGATATCCACAACTGAACACGtacataaattttatttatatgaaAACATTGATTGATTACACTGTTCCTGTTATTGCACTTCAAACAAATCAACTTCATTGTTCAGCATCCACATTGATTTTCTACTAATAAAGTATGACTCTTTCTGCTGTTTAAATACAACTTTTGAAACTATTCCATACAATGATGAATGTTTTGCTTCATGTTCAGGAACACCTGAtcgaatgcctccagaacatctTTAAGGCAGCGCATGTAGTTTGTTACATCGTTTTTCTAAGGAAATAGCCACAAGGTAAAAGTCACACCATGTATTTCAGTCAATGACCTTTTCTTGTTGACAAAATCTACCATGTTTCAAAAATGAACCACAAATcacatctattttttaaaaacaagcgGTGTGAAGTAAAACCAAAAGAGAAAAATAGGCTCATATCTATTGtacattattttgaaaatagGAAATAAACATTGACTATAGAAAAGCTCAGCTTTCTAAAACCACTGAATATCTGGACTCAAATGTTCTGTTTAGTACAGCCACATTTCACTAGTTAGTCTAGTGCTTTCTATGAATGAGGTTGCACTAAGGCAGTggctctcaatcttcctaatgctgcgaccccttaatacagttcctcaggttgtgatgacccccaactatcaaattattttcattgctacttcataactgtaattttgctactgttatgaatcaaatatgcaggatgtattttcattcactagaccaaatttggcacaaatacccggtatggccaaatttgaatactggcggaaTCAAGGGCAggggtttattttgtcatttgggagttgtagttgctgagatttatagttaacccacaatcaaagaacattctgaactccatcaacaatggaattgaaccaaacttggcacatagaactcccatgaccaacagaaatactggaagggtttggtgggcattgaccaccttgagttttggagttgtagttcacctacatccagagagcactgtggactcaaacaatgatggatccagaccaaacttggcacgaatactcaatatacccaaatgtgaacactggtggagtttggggaaaatagacttgacatttgggagttgtagttgctggcatttatagttcacctacaaacaaagaacattctgaaccccgccaatgatagaattgggccaaacttctcacatagaactcccatgatgaacagaaaatactgtgttttcttatggtccttggcaatccctctgacacctcctcgtgacccTTCCAGGATTTCCGACCCAGGTGGAGAAACACTATTACTAAGGCATTATCATATTAATGGGAATTATATCTACAAAAAATCTAAATGTTTCTTTACAACAAAGATGAGCACATTCATATTACTGAGATGTTACCAAATGGACATGTCAGAACACGTGCCTTCATTTTGTGTTAAAGCACAATGTTTGTACCAGATGGAATTAAACTAAAAACCCATTTTATATCAATGCCCAAAATGTGGTGGTgctataattttgaaaaaaatacctGCTTGGAACAATCACGTTTGCTTCATTGGCTTGCATTATTTCAAATAAACATCTGTTTACATTATGAACACACCAATACATTTGTCTCTATCGGTTCGACTCATCGTCAGAAATGAACAGCAAATAATTTTAAGCGTATTTGGCTAGATCATGTATGTTTTGATTTGTGGGCATTCCCTTTGGGAATTGCTTataacctggctcttcgaaaggATGTTTTTTTAATTCCTGATCCAACTCCATTCCGAAAGGACCTTTTAATGTATGATTTCTCAAGTAAAGGCTTTATCAATACCAGTTCTTCAGACCTGTCCATCTTGGTTAGGCAGCTATTCAGCAGGAGGAGACAGTAATCAGGTTTCCTAGGGAGCTGGCaattcaaagaaagaaaatgtaagaAAATAAGGACAAGTACTGTtataaatgtatatgtatatgtgtgtatgtgtgtgtgtgtgtgtgtgtatagtcaagcacacacatacacaggtaCACACAAACTCATTAAGGATTATGAATTTATATTCGCTCAAAATTAGGGTTGTCGATTTTTTATAAGGGCTGTGCATATAAAAGCATGGCTTACTTACCTGGAAGGGAGAGCACTGATTGTAAATATCGTTAAATAAGCCTTTTTTTTCACAGTAAAATTAATGATGGTCTATTGTTTCAACTTTCCTTTAAGAGTATTGCTAGAAACATTTCAGCACTAATTTTCTATCAATTTTATTCTTGCTGCCAGGAAAAGGTTCTAATACCCAAAGCTTTAGAGAACACAACTGATACTTTTCAGTGAGCTTCGGGTGttatcatccttccttctcttaagcATGAAGGATGTTCTTAACATTCCCCTTCCCCAAACTCTTCTCACCACATCATTACAATCATCTTT encodes:
- the NPS gene encoding neuropeptide S codes for the protein MVKTGFSRLNVVLILWISTMPMWRCYPIVPSMLPRKPDYCLLLLNSCLTKMDRSEELVLIKPLLEKSYIKRSFRNGVGSGIKKTSFRRARL